Proteins from a single region of Ziziphus jujuba cultivar Dongzao chromosome 1, ASM3175591v1:
- the LOC107432708 gene encoding uncharacterized protein LOC107432708, with protein sequence MPNKRTLRRRNKKSGKSGLEECERFTRVEGVNGLRDVGGNLGSQPLWKIFIESQLLSQLCKIFVAIWNLWVCLGEMFFYLACQPFILAFTFSSWLLQLDDYDDDALAAADNNYTPAAAVADNTLADHKLNLVADNTPAAAGDNMPAAVADNTPADHKLNLVADNTHDNPAAACDNMPAAAAGDNMPAAVPDNTPADHKLNLVANDTPAAAGDKMPAAVDDKPAVSVKTLVKLKRALKLFPDDTPPDLKHKLPRVDSPRLKIEPPRLCFPGIKGKIVDTSVIIENITKSYVAVSAQTRFRYFYLVNKSGWVLPPGGRAIFRVHYVDCSKGKLKTCGRFRILSWEVEKAMEFDTALHGKRNAAVDAILRVQFT encoded by the exons ATGCCTAACAAGCGGACGCTTCGTCGAAG GAATAAAAAGTCAGGCAAAAGTGGGTTGGAGGAATGTGAGAGGTTTACCAGAGTTGAAGGGGTGAATGGGTTGAGAGATGTTGGTGGCAACCTAGGATCCCAACCATTATGGAAGATTTTTATTGAATCCCAGCTATTGAGCCAATTATGTAAGATTTTTGTGGCTATTTGGAATCTCTGGGTGTGCCTAGGGGAGATGTTTTTCTATCTAGCGTGCCAACCCTTCATTTTAGCGTTCACATTCTCTAGTTGGCTTTTACAACTGgatgattatgatgatgatgcacTTGCTGCTGCTGATAATAATTATACACctgctgctgctgttgctgaTAATACACTGGCAGATCATAAACTGAATCTTGTTGCTGATAATACACCTGCGGCAGCTGGTGATAATATGCCTGCTGCTGTTGCTGATAATACACCGGCAGATCATAAACTTAATCTTGTTGCTGATAATACACATGATAATCCTGCTGCAGCTTGTGATAATATGCCTGCTGCTGCAGCTGGTGATAATATGCCTGCTGCCGTTCCTGATAATACACCAGCAGATCATAAACTTAATCTTGTTGCTAATGATACACCTGCTGCAGCTGGTGATAAGATGCCTGCTGCTGTTGATGATAAACCTGCTGTTTCTGTTAAAACACTTGTAAAACTTAAACGTGCACTTAAACTTTTTCCTGATGACACACCGCCAGATCTTAAACATAAACTACCTCGGGTTGATTCTCCACGTCTCAAAATCGAGCCTCCAAGGCTTTGTTTTCCTG gaaTAAAGGGCAAAATCGTCGACACCTCAGtcataattgaaaatataaccaaatcaTACGTGGCAGTCTCG GCTCAAACTAGATTTCGATACTTTTATCTCGTTAACAAAAGTGGGTGGGTTCTTCCTCCTGGCGGGCGTGCCATATTCAGGG TGCATTACGTAGACTGTTCTAAGGGAAAACTGAAAACTTGTGGCCGATTCAGAATATTGAGCTGGGAGGTAGAAAAAGCCATGGAATTTGATACTGCTTTG CATGGAAAACGTAATGCTGCTGTAGACGCTATATTAAGAGTCCAGTTTACGTAG